One genomic window of Burkholderia diffusa includes the following:
- the rbsK gene encoding ribokinase, producing MTARAVGAGRVTVVGSLNMDLVVRAPRLPLPGETLAGHAYAQAAGGKGGNQAVAAARLGAQVAMIGCVGADAHGIALRAGLETEGIDCSRLATSATASTGVALIVVDDASQNAIVIVAGSNGEVTAEMVAQHEAILAATDVLICQLETPPDAVFAALSAGRRLGRTVVLNPAPAVAPLPDGWLPLVDYLIPNEVEAAALTGLPVRNPAEAEAAARALHAAGARNVLITLGARGVFALTADGAARHYPAPVVKAVDTTAAGDTFIGGFAARLAAGEAVDTAIRFAQRAAALSVTRAGAQPSIPTLAELAE from the coding sequence ATGACGGCGCGTGCGGTGGGCGCCGGCCGCGTGACGGTGGTCGGAAGCCTCAACATGGATCTCGTCGTACGGGCGCCGCGGCTGCCGTTGCCGGGCGAAACGCTCGCCGGCCATGCGTACGCGCAGGCCGCAGGCGGCAAGGGCGGCAACCAGGCCGTCGCGGCCGCGCGGCTCGGCGCGCAGGTCGCGATGATCGGCTGCGTTGGCGCGGATGCGCACGGTATCGCGCTGCGGGCCGGCCTCGAGACCGAAGGCATCGACTGCTCGCGGCTCGCGACGAGCGCGACGGCGTCGACCGGTGTCGCGCTGATCGTCGTCGACGATGCGAGCCAGAACGCGATCGTGATCGTCGCAGGGAGCAATGGCGAAGTGACGGCCGAGATGGTTGCGCAGCACGAGGCTATTCTCGCCGCGACCGACGTGCTGATCTGCCAGCTCGAGACGCCGCCCGACGCCGTGTTCGCGGCGCTGTCGGCCGGGCGGCGGCTTGGCCGTACCGTGGTGCTCAATCCGGCGCCGGCCGTCGCGCCGCTGCCGGACGGCTGGCTGCCGCTGGTCGACTACCTGATTCCAAATGAAGTGGAAGCGGCGGCGCTGACCGGGCTGCCGGTGCGCAATCCGGCCGAGGCGGAAGCCGCGGCGCGTGCGCTGCACGCGGCCGGCGCGCGCAACGTGCTGATCACGCTCGGCGCGCGGGGCGTGTTCGCGCTGACGGCCGACGGCGCGGCGCGCCACTATCCGGCGCCCGTCGTCAAGGCCGTCGACACGACTGCGGCCGGCGATACCTTCATCGGCGGTTTCGCCGCGCGCCTTGCGGCAGGCGAAGCCGTCGACACGGCCATCCGCTTCGCGCAACGCGCGGCGGCGTTGTCGGTCACGCGCGCAGGCGCGCAACCGTCGATTCCCACCCTCGCCGAACTGGCCGAATAG
- a CDS encoding methyl-accepting chemotaxis protein — MVIGNLTIRARIGLTMAFLAVLLGVIGVLGVYGMTRSNDATREIFTNQMPSAVDVAAAEMYAARERLALDRAALLAGTPESAVAVERSRAMRAQSDSWWKKYLALPRDAEEDRLAQDVAAKRQALQRGCDTFGGLVVTGDRDRIGEGAKQIQVLYNDLAVASEALRSFQFTAAQAGFDQSESTFDTLRVLSIVLLLAGLVAAVLSWLTLSRAIGRPLADALAHFDAIAAGDLRRSIVVQRRDEMGQLLDGLAKMQRGLVDTVRTVRGGSESIATAARQIAAGNIDLSSRTEEQASALQETASSMEQLTGTVKQNADNARQASSLAANASEIANKGNTVVGQVVGTMGEINASSAKIADIIAIIEGIAFQTNILALNAAVEAARAGEEGRGFAVVAGEVRSLAQRSSSAAKEIKALIDASVERIRTGSTLVDEAGRTMSDVISAVQRVTDIMGEIAAASEEQSGGIDQVARAVAQMDEVTQQNAALVEEAAAAAQSLDEQAARLRETASVFRIDDDAAGPAATSVRQAPRAVAAPAVVPVSPPAPAGARNDRDAAPKRAAPARKPAAAAAVPAPALASAGADDWETF, encoded by the coding sequence ATGGTGATCGGAAACCTGACGATACGTGCACGCATCGGTTTGACGATGGCGTTTCTCGCGGTCCTGCTGGGGGTGATCGGCGTGCTGGGCGTGTACGGGATGACGCGCTCGAACGACGCGACGCGCGAGATTTTCACGAACCAGATGCCGAGCGCGGTCGATGTGGCCGCTGCCGAAATGTACGCGGCGCGTGAGCGCCTGGCGCTCGATCGCGCCGCGTTGCTGGCGGGGACACCCGAATCGGCTGTCGCAGTGGAGCGTAGCCGCGCGATGCGCGCGCAGTCCGATTCGTGGTGGAAAAAGTACCTCGCGCTGCCGCGCGATGCGGAGGAGGACCGACTCGCGCAGGACGTCGCCGCGAAGCGGCAGGCGCTACAGCGCGGGTGCGACACGTTCGGAGGCCTTGTCGTGACAGGCGATCGCGACCGGATCGGCGAAGGCGCCAAGCAGATCCAGGTGCTTTACAACGATCTCGCGGTGGCGAGCGAGGCGCTGCGCAGTTTCCAGTTCACCGCCGCGCAGGCGGGCTTCGATCAGTCGGAATCGACGTTCGACACGTTGCGCGTGCTGTCGATCGTTCTGCTGTTGGCTGGTCTGGTCGCTGCGGTGCTGTCGTGGCTGACGCTCAGCCGTGCGATCGGCCGTCCGCTCGCGGACGCGCTCGCGCATTTCGACGCGATCGCCGCCGGCGACCTGCGCCGCTCGATCGTGGTGCAGCGGCGCGACGAAATGGGCCAGCTCCTCGACGGTCTCGCGAAGATGCAACGCGGGCTGGTCGACACGGTGCGCACCGTGCGCGGCGGCAGTGAGTCGATCGCGACCGCGGCCCGACAGATCGCCGCCGGCAACATCGACCTGTCGTCGCGCACGGAAGAGCAGGCGTCCGCGCTGCAGGAAACCGCATCGAGCATGGAGCAGCTGACCGGCACGGTGAAGCAGAACGCGGACAATGCGCGGCAGGCAAGCTCGCTGGCCGCCAACGCGTCGGAAATTGCAAACAAGGGCAACACGGTGGTCGGCCAGGTGGTTGGCACGATGGGTGAGATCAACGCCAGCTCGGCGAAGATCGCGGACATCATCGCAATCATCGAGGGAATCGCGTTCCAGACCAACATCCTGGCGCTGAACGCGGCCGTCGAAGCCGCGCGTGCCGGCGAGGAAGGCCGCGGCTTCGCGGTCGTCGCGGGCGAGGTGCGCAGCCTCGCGCAGCGTTCGTCGAGCGCGGCCAAGGAGATCAAGGCGCTGATCGACGCGTCGGTGGAGCGCATCCGGACGGGCTCGACGCTGGTCGACGAAGCCGGCCGCACGATGAGCGACGTGATCAGTGCGGTGCAGCGCGTGACGGACATCATGGGCGAGATCGCGGCGGCATCCGAGGAGCAGAGCGGCGGCATCGATCAGGTCGCGCGTGCGGTCGCGCAGATGGACGAGGTCACGCAGCAGAATGCCGCGCTCGTCGAGGAAGCGGCGGCGGCCGCGCAATCGCTCGATGAGCAGGCTGCGCGCCTGCGCGAAACGGCGTCGGTGTTCCGGATCGACGACGACGCGGCGGGGCCGGCAGCCACCTCGGTGCGTCAAGCGCCGCGCGCGGTGGCCGCCCCGGCTGTCGTGCCGGTTTCGCCGCCCGCTCCCGCCGGGGCGCGCAACGATCGCGACGCTGCGCCGAAGCGCGCCGCGCCGGCACGCAAGCCGGCGGCCGCGGCCGCCGTACCCGCACCGGCGCTTGCGTCTGCCGGCGCCGACGACTGGGAAACGTTCTGA
- a CDS encoding PrkA family serine protein kinase: protein MDIYSSFANRFEKTREEEFSLEEYLALCKNDPSAYATAGERMLAAIGEPEQIDTRNDPRLSRIFANKVIKVYPAFREFYGMEEVIEQVVAYFRHAAQGLEEKKQILYLLGPVGGGKSSIAERLKQLMERVPFYALKGSPVNESPLGLFDYDEDGPILEEQYGIPRRYLKSILSPWAVKRLHEYNGDIRQFRVVRRYPSILRQIGIAKTEPGDENNQDISSLVGKVDIRKLEQYAQDDADAYSYSGGLCLANQGLLEFVEMFKAPIKVLHPLLTATQEGNFKGTEGFGAIPFDGVILAHSNESEWKAFRNNRNNEALLDRIFVVKVPYCLRVSEEIKIYEKLIRNSSLAEAVCAPGTLKMMSQFSVLSRLHEPENSSLFSKMQVYDGENLKDTDPKAKSYQEYRDYAGVDEGMTGVSTRFAFKILSRVFNFDTSEVAANPVHLMYVLEQQIEREQFPPETEQKYLSFVKDVLASRYAEFIGKEIQTAYLESYSEYGQNIFDRYVTYADFWIQDQEFRDHDTGESFDRAALNAELEKIEKPAGISNPKDFRNEIVNFVLRARAANAGKNPVWTSYEKLRVVIEKKMFSNTEELLPVISFNAKGSAEEQRKHEDFVNRMVAKGYTPKQVRLLCDWYLRVRKSS, encoded by the coding sequence ATGGATATTTACAGCAGCTTCGCGAACCGCTTCGAAAAAACGCGAGAGGAAGAGTTCTCGCTGGAGGAGTACCTCGCGCTCTGCAAGAACGATCCGTCAGCGTACGCCACGGCAGGCGAACGCATGCTGGCTGCAATCGGGGAACCAGAACAAATCGATACCCGCAACGACCCGCGCCTGTCGCGGATCTTCGCGAACAAGGTTATCAAGGTTTATCCCGCGTTCCGTGAGTTCTACGGAATGGAGGAAGTGATCGAGCAGGTGGTCGCGTACTTCCGCCACGCTGCGCAAGGGCTCGAAGAGAAGAAGCAGATCCTCTACCTGCTCGGGCCGGTGGGCGGCGGCAAGTCGTCGATCGCCGAGCGCCTGAAGCAACTGATGGAGCGCGTGCCGTTCTATGCGCTCAAGGGTTCGCCCGTCAACGAATCGCCGCTCGGGCTGTTCGACTACGACGAAGACGGCCCGATCCTCGAAGAGCAATACGGCATTCCGCGCCGCTACCTGAAGAGCATCCTGAGTCCGTGGGCCGTCAAGCGCCTGCACGAATACAACGGTGACATCCGCCAGTTCCGCGTGGTGCGCCGCTATCCGTCGATCCTTCGGCAGATCGGCATCGCGAAGACGGAGCCTGGCGACGAGAACAACCAGGACATCTCGTCGCTCGTCGGCAAGGTCGACATCCGCAAGCTCGAACAGTACGCGCAGGACGATGCCGATGCGTACAGCTACTCGGGCGGCCTGTGTCTCGCGAACCAGGGGCTGCTCGAATTCGTCGAAATGTTCAAGGCGCCGATCAAGGTGCTGCACCCGCTGTTGACCGCGACGCAGGAAGGCAACTTCAAGGGTACCGAAGGATTCGGCGCGATTCCGTTCGACGGGGTGATCCTCGCGCACTCGAACGAGTCGGAGTGGAAGGCATTCCGCAACAACCGCAATAACGAGGCACTGCTCGACCGTATCTTCGTCGTGAAGGTGCCGTACTGCCTGCGCGTGTCGGAAGAAATCAAGATCTACGAGAAGCTGATCCGCAATTCGTCGCTCGCCGAGGCCGTGTGCGCGCCGGGCACGCTGAAGATGATGTCGCAGTTCTCGGTGCTGTCGCGTCTGCACGAGCCGGAGAATTCGAGCCTGTTCTCGAAGATGCAGGTGTACGACGGCGAAAACCTGAAGGACACCGATCCGAAGGCGAAGTCGTACCAGGAGTATCGCGACTACGCGGGTGTGGACGAAGGGATGACGGGCGTGTCGACACGCTTCGCGTTCAAGATCCTGTCGCGCGTATTCAACTTCGATACGAGCGAGGTCGCGGCGAACCCCGTGCATCTGATGTACGTGCTCGAGCAGCAGATCGAACGCGAGCAGTTTCCGCCGGAGACGGAGCAGAAGTACCTGTCGTTCGTGAAGGACGTCCTGGCGTCGCGCTACGCGGAGTTCATCGGCAAGGAGATCCAGACGGCGTATCTCGAGTCGTATTCGGAGTACGGGCAGAACATCTTCGATCGCTACGTCACGTATGCGGACTTCTGGATCCAGGATCAGGAATTCCGCGATCACGACACGGGCGAGAGCTTCGATCGCGCGGCGCTGAATGCGGAACTCGAGAAGATCGAGAAGCCCGCCGGAATCAGCAATCCGAAGGATTTCCGCAACGAGATCGTGAACTTCGTGTTGCGCGCGCGGGCGGCGAACGCCGGGAAGAACCCCGTGTGGACGAGCTACGAGAAGTTGCGCGTCGTGATCGAGAAGAAGATGTTCTCGAATACCGAGGAACTGTTACCGGTCATTTCGTTCAACGCGAAGGGTTCGGCGGAGGAGCAACGCAAGCATGAGGACTTTGTGAACCGGATGGTCGCGAAGGGCTATACGCCGAAGCAGGTGAGGCTGCTTTGCGACTGGTACCTGCGCGTGCGCAAGTCGTCATGA
- a CDS encoding YeaH/YhbH family protein yields the protein MLHQIIDRRLAGKNKSIANRERFLRRVKNYIRRAVSDAVRDRSIKDIQSTQSITIPRKDIAEPNFRHAPGGRREYVHPGNEDYVRGDKIPRPQGGSGGGGSQASNEGEGQDDFVFELSRDEFMQYFFDDLELPRLVKTHLLTVPSWKNVRAGWSAEGTPNNIDVVRSLRSALGRRIALGSPLVNELRELEAQLEALKSDPEDRRAEIATLEAEIHHLKGRIWRIPFIDPFDLRYINRVKQPQPSSQAVMFCLMDVSGSMDEQRKDLAKRFFILLYLFLKRNYERIEVVFIRHHTRAEEVDEDTFFHSTESGGTVVSSALELMRKVMNERYSPTEWNIYGAQASDGDNWTDDSPKCRKILEEDILTKTRYFAYIQVAPEEQNLWLEYAQLALSQPHLAMKKVESAADIYPVFRELFEKQVEMS from the coding sequence GTGCTTCATCAAATCATCGACCGCAGGCTGGCCGGCAAGAACAAGAGCATCGCCAACCGCGAACGCTTTCTGCGTCGCGTCAAGAACTACATTCGTCGTGCCGTGTCCGATGCGGTGCGCGACCGTAGCATCAAGGATATCCAGAGCACGCAAAGCATCACGATTCCGCGCAAGGACATCGCCGAGCCGAATTTCCGGCACGCGCCTGGCGGGCGCCGTGAATACGTGCACCCGGGCAACGAAGACTACGTGCGCGGCGACAAGATCCCGCGCCCGCAGGGCGGCTCGGGTGGCGGCGGCAGTCAGGCAAGCAACGAGGGCGAAGGGCAGGACGACTTCGTGTTCGAGTTGTCGCGCGACGAATTCATGCAGTATTTCTTCGACGATCTCGAACTGCCGCGCCTCGTGAAGACGCACCTGTTGACGGTGCCGAGCTGGAAGAACGTGCGCGCGGGCTGGTCGGCGGAAGGCACGCCGAACAACATCGACGTCGTGCGCTCGCTGCGCAGCGCGCTCGGCCGGCGCATCGCGCTTGGCTCGCCGCTCGTCAACGAGCTGCGCGAACTCGAAGCGCAACTCGAGGCGTTGAAGAGCGATCCGGAAGACCGCCGCGCGGAAATCGCGACGCTCGAGGCCGAGATTCATCATCTGAAAGGGCGCATCTGGCGGATCCCGTTCATCGATCCGTTCGACCTGCGCTACATCAATCGCGTAAAGCAGCCTCAGCCGTCCAGCCAGGCCGTGATGTTCTGCCTGATGGACGTATCGGGCTCGATGGACGAGCAGCGCAAGGATCTCGCGAAGCGCTTCTTCATCCTCCTGTACCTGTTTCTGAAGCGCAACTACGAGCGCATCGAGGTGGTGTTCATTCGCCATCACACGCGCGCGGAGGAAGTCGACGAGGACACCTTCTTCCATTCGACCGAAAGCGGCGGCACCGTCGTGTCGAGCGCGCTCGAACTGATGCGCAAGGTGATGAACGAGCGCTATTCGCCGACGGAATGGAACATCTACGGCGCGCAGGCGTCCGACGGCGACAACTGGACCGACGATTCGCCGAAGTGTCGCAAAATCCTGGAAGAGGATATCCTCACCAAGACGCGTTACTTCGCGTATATCCAGGTCGCGCCCGAAGAGCAGAACCTGTGGCTTGAATACGCGCAGCTCGCGCTGTCGCAACCGCATCTCGCGATGAAGAAAGTCGAATCGGCTGCTGATATTTACCCGGTGTTTCGCGAATTGTTCGAAAAGCAGGTGGAAATGTCATGA
- a CDS encoding SpoVR family protein, whose amino-acid sequence MTTRHLHNESRGYAPRPSGDTTAGPAASQQSGRTEPAPPAADLPAGGQKEARMNVAERKPLPCPSDWTFELLEEYDTHISQVAEQYELDIYPIQLELISAEQMMDAYASVGMPVNYRHWSFGKHFLATEKSYRRGQMGLAYEIVINSNPCIAYLMEENTMTMQALVIAHAAYGHNSFFKGNYLFRLWTDAHAIIDYLVYAKNYVAECEERYGLDRVEELLDSCHALMNYGVDRYKRPQKPSLSKEAALRREREAYLQSQVNELWRTLPGKKPEQMEEQEERYPPEPQENLLYFAEKNAPLLEPWEREVIRIVRKIGQYFYPQRQTQVMNEGWATFWHYTLLNTLYNQGKLEDGFMMEFLHSHSNVVYQPPVTKPYYSGINPYALGFSMMSDIRRICEAPTEEDYKWFPEIAGTPWLPAMHYAMRNFKDESFIAQYLSPNLIREMRLFSVLDDDMRDSLEVSAIHDESGYQYVRQALSRQYDIHHREPNIQVWAVNTRGDRSLTLRHFMTDNRHLSNDSEEVLKHMARLWQFDVFLESVDEAGTVRKRYECRYVPPEVRV is encoded by the coding sequence ATGACGACCCGCCATCTGCACAACGAATCGCGCGGCTACGCGCCGCGCCCCTCCGGCGACACCACCGCCGGCCCTGCCGCATCGCAGCAAAGCGGCCGGACCGAGCCGGCGCCGCCGGCCGCCGACTTGCCCGCTGGCGGGCAGAAGGAAGCGCGTATGAACGTTGCCGAACGCAAGCCGCTGCCGTGCCCGTCCGACTGGACGTTCGAACTGCTCGAGGAATACGACACGCACATCTCGCAGGTCGCGGAGCAATATGAGCTCGACATCTACCCGATCCAGCTCGAACTGATCAGCGCCGAGCAGATGATGGACGCGTACGCGTCGGTGGGGATGCCGGTCAACTATCGCCACTGGTCGTTCGGCAAGCACTTCCTCGCGACCGAGAAAAGCTATCGCCGCGGCCAGATGGGGCTTGCCTACGAGATCGTCATCAACTCGAACCCGTGCATCGCGTATCTGATGGAAGAGAACACGATGACGATGCAGGCGCTCGTCATCGCGCACGCGGCGTACGGGCACAACTCGTTCTTCAAGGGCAACTACCTGTTCCGGCTGTGGACCGACGCGCACGCGATCATCGACTATCTCGTGTATGCGAAGAACTACGTCGCCGAATGCGAGGAGCGCTACGGTCTCGATCGCGTCGAGGAATTGCTCGATTCGTGCCATGCGCTGATGAACTACGGCGTCGACCGCTACAAGCGGCCGCAGAAGCCGTCGCTGTCGAAGGAGGCCGCGCTGCGGCGCGAGCGCGAGGCGTATCTGCAGTCGCAGGTCAACGAGCTGTGGCGCACGCTGCCGGGCAAGAAGCCCGAGCAGATGGAGGAGCAGGAGGAACGCTATCCGCCGGAGCCGCAGGAGAACCTGCTGTATTTCGCGGAGAAGAACGCGCCGCTGCTCGAGCCGTGGGAGCGCGAAGTGATCCGCATCGTGCGCAAGATCGGCCAGTACTTCTATCCGCAGCGGCAGACGCAGGTGATGAACGAAGGCTGGGCGACATTCTGGCACTACACGCTGCTCAATACGCTGTACAACCAGGGCAAGCTGGAAGACGGCTTCATGATGGAGTTCCTGCATTCGCACAGCAACGTGGTCTACCAGCCGCCCGTCACGAAGCCGTACTACAGCGGGATCAACCCGTATGCGCTCGGCTTTTCGATGATGAGCGACATTCGGCGGATCTGCGAGGCGCCGACCGAAGAGGACTACAAGTGGTTTCCGGAGATCGCGGGCACCCCGTGGCTGCCGGCGATGCACTACGCGATGCGCAATTTCAAGGACGAGAGCTTCATCGCGCAGTATCTGTCGCCGAATCTGATCCGCGAGATGCGCCTGTTCTCCGTGCTCGACGACGACATGCGCGATTCGCTCGAGGTATCGGCGATCCACGACGAGTCCGGCTACCAGTACGTGCGGCAGGCGCTGTCACGGCAGTACGACATACATCACCGCGAGCCGAACATCCAGGTATGGGCGGTGAACACGCGCGGCGACCGCAGCCTCACGCTGCGCCACTTCATGACCGACAACCGCCATCTGTCGAACGACAGCGAGGAGGTGCTCAAGCACATGGCGCGGCTCTGGCAGTTCGACGTGTTCCTGGAAAGCGTCGACGAGGCCGGTACCGTGCGCAAACGCTACGAGTGCCGCTACGTGCCGCCGGAGGTGCGGGTCTAA
- a CDS encoding MFS family transporter has product MDVQTDQAALSAHDTRRRVFAIVGASSGNLVEWFDFYIYSFCALYFAPAFFPSGNTTTQLLNTAGVFAAGFLMRPIGGWLFGRIADRHGRRTAMMISVLMMCGGSLVIAVLPTYAQIGALAPALLLVARLFQGLSVGGEYGTSATYMSEVALKGRRGFFASFQYVTLIGGQLCALLVLVILQQALSNDELKAWGWRIPFVCGAAAALISLYLRKSLDETSTSASRDKKDAGTIRGVWQHKGAFFTVVGFTAGGSLIFYTFTTYMQKYLVNTAGMHAKTASNVMTVALLVYMLMQPVFGALSDKIGRRTSMILFGAFAVIGTVPLMHALKTVTSPTAAFVLITIALAIVSFYTSISGLIKAEMFPPEVRAMGVGLSYAVANAIFGGSAEYVALWFKSVGSEETFYWYVTVLCAISLIVSWRMRDPSKEGYLRHEP; this is encoded by the coding sequence ATGGACGTCCAGACCGACCAAGCTGCGCTGTCCGCGCATGACACCCGGCGACGCGTGTTCGCCATCGTCGGCGCCTCGTCGGGCAACCTTGTCGAGTGGTTCGACTTCTACATCTACTCGTTCTGCGCGCTGTACTTCGCACCGGCGTTCTTCCCGAGCGGCAACACGACGACGCAGCTGCTGAACACGGCCGGCGTGTTCGCGGCCGGCTTCCTGATGCGTCCGATCGGCGGCTGGCTGTTCGGCCGCATCGCCGACCGTCATGGCCGCCGCACGGCGATGATGATCTCGGTGCTGATGATGTGCGGCGGCTCGCTCGTGATCGCGGTGCTGCCGACCTATGCGCAGATCGGCGCGCTCGCGCCGGCGCTGCTGCTGGTCGCGCGTCTGTTCCAGGGCCTGTCGGTGGGCGGCGAATACGGGACGAGCGCGACCTACATGAGTGAGGTCGCGCTCAAGGGCCGGCGCGGCTTCTTCGCGTCGTTCCAGTACGTGACGCTGATCGGCGGCCAGCTGTGCGCGCTGCTGGTGCTGGTGATCCTGCAGCAGGCGCTGTCGAACGACGAACTGAAGGCGTGGGGCTGGCGCATTCCGTTCGTCTGCGGCGCGGCGGCCGCGCTGATCTCGCTGTACCTGCGCAAATCGCTCGACGAGACGTCGACGAGCGCATCGCGCGACAAGAAGGATGCGGGCACGATCCGCGGCGTGTGGCAGCACAAGGGCGCGTTCTTCACGGTGGTCGGCTTCACTGCCGGCGGCTCGCTGATCTTCTATACGTTCACCACGTACATGCAGAAGTACCTGGTGAACACGGCCGGCATGCATGCGAAGACGGCCAGCAACGTGATGACCGTCGCGCTGCTCGTCTACATGCTGATGCAGCCGGTGTTTGGCGCGCTGTCCGACAAGATCGGCCGCCGCACGTCGATGATCCTGTTCGGCGCGTTCGCGGTGATCGGCACCGTGCCGTTGATGCACGCGCTGAAAACCGTGACGAGCCCGACGGCCGCGTTCGTGCTGATCACGATCGCGCTCGCGATCGTCAGCTTCTACACGTCGATCAGCGGCCTCATCAAGGCAGAGATGTTCCCGCCCGAAGTGCGCGCGATGGGCGTCGGCCTGTCGTATGCGGTCGCGAACGCGATCTTCGGCGGCTCGGCCGAGTATGTCGCACTGTGGTTCAAGTCGGTCGGCAGCGAGGAAACCTTCTACTGGTACGTGACGGTGCTGTGCGCGATCTCGCTGATCGTGTCGTGGCGGATGCGCGATCCGAGCAAGGAAGGGTATCTGCGTCACGAACCGTGA
- a CDS encoding ABC transporter substrate-binding protein, giving the protein MKIHTLAMWLVGVALVTAGTVAHADRLDDIRKAGVLRVATFDSNPPFGYVDAKSNHIVGLDVDYAKALADKLGVKLQLQPTNPANRIPFLTSGKVDLVLANFTITDERAKQVDFSVPYFSSGQQFLAKKGVLKSADQLNGLRVGADKGTTNEITLREKFPKATIVAYDDTPFAFAALRAGNVQAITQDGPKLIGLLANVPDKQNYEIPAFTISNDYMGVGVPKGEARLLGFVNDTLKGLEASGRAGQIYDAWFGPTTKTPLTRIFRIGDKT; this is encoded by the coding sequence ATGAAAATCCACACTCTCGCCATGTGGCTCGTCGGGGTCGCGCTCGTCACTGCCGGCACGGTCGCGCACGCGGACCGCCTCGACGACATCAGGAAGGCCGGCGTGCTGCGCGTCGCGACCTTCGACAGCAACCCGCCGTTCGGTTATGTCGACGCCAAGAGCAATCACATCGTCGGCCTCGACGTCGACTATGCGAAGGCACTGGCTGACAAGCTCGGCGTGAAGCTGCAGCTGCAACCGACCAATCCCGCGAACCGCATTCCGTTCCTGACTTCCGGCAAGGTCGATCTGGTGCTCGCGAATTTCACGATCACCGACGAGCGCGCGAAGCAGGTCGACTTCAGCGTCCCGTATTTCTCGTCGGGCCAGCAGTTTCTCGCGAAGAAGGGCGTGCTGAAATCGGCCGACCAACTGAACGGCCTGCGCGTCGGCGCCGACAAGGGCACGACGAACGAGATCACGCTGCGCGAGAAATTCCCGAAGGCGACGATCGTCGCGTACGACGACACGCCGTTCGCGTTCGCCGCACTGCGCGCCGGCAACGTGCAGGCAATCACGCAGGACGGGCCGAAGCTGATCGGTCTGCTCGCGAACGTGCCCGACAAGCAGAACTACGAGATTCCGGCGTTCACGATCTCGAATGACTACATGGGCGTCGGCGTGCCGAAGGGCGAGGCGCGCCTGCTTGGCTTCGTCAACGACACGCTGAAGGGTCTCGAGGCGAGTGGCCGTGCGGGGCAGATCTATGACGCGTGGTTCGGGCCGACGACGAAGACGCCGCTCACACGCATCTTCCGCATCGGCGACAAGACCTGA
- a CDS encoding amino acid ABC transporter permease produces the protein MLGLAPKYLSWLWQGFLLTLGLAAAAALAATAGGLLLAVMGHARGTVPRTLAAGYVVAFRNTPLLVQLLFWYFGVASLLPDPWVAWLNARHQLGTGLFTLAWPSFEFVAGWFGLSAYTAAFVAEECEAGLRGVRRAQHDAAAALGLTPMQSLRYVVLPQAVRIALPPLFGQYMNLVKNSSLTMAIGVAELSYASRQVETETFRTFAAFGVATVLYIVAVAAIEAGAYAAAQWRDRLGAGR, from the coding sequence ATGCTCGGGTTGGCTCCCAAATATCTGTCCTGGCTCTGGCAGGGCTTCCTGCTGACGCTCGGCCTCGCGGCCGCGGCGGCGCTCGCCGCGACCGCCGGCGGGCTGCTGCTGGCCGTCATGGGGCATGCGCGCGGCACGGTGCCGCGCACGCTGGCGGCCGGTTACGTCGTCGCGTTCCGCAACACGCCGCTGCTCGTGCAGTTGTTGTTCTGGTATTTCGGCGTCGCGTCGTTGCTGCCCGATCCATGGGTCGCGTGGTTGAACGCGCGCCATCAACTGGGCACGGGCCTGTTCACGCTCGCGTGGCCGTCGTTCGAGTTCGTCGCGGGCTGGTTCGGGCTGAGCGCATACACGGCCGCGTTCGTCGCCGAGGAATGCGAGGCGGGACTGCGCGGCGTGCGCCGCGCGCAGCATGATGCGGCCGCGGCGCTCGGCCTCACGCCGATGCAATCGCTGCGCTACGTCGTACTGCCGCAGGCCGTGCGCATCGCGCTGCCGCCGTTGTTCGGCCAATACATGAATCTCGTGAAGAACTCGTCGCTCACGATGGCGATCGGCGTCGCCGAGCTGTCGTATGCGTCGCGGCAGGTCGAGACGGAGACGTTCAGGACCTTCGCCGCGTTCGGTGTCGCGACCGTGCTGTACATCGTCGCGGTGGCGGCGATCGAGGCCGGCGCATACGCGGCCGCGCAATGGCGCGACCGGCTCGGGGCGGGGCGCTGA